The genomic window TCAGCCGGCATCCCGAAGCGGCCATTTCTCCGAGAAGCTCCGGCTCCACGTCATCGACCCGCGTCTGGCACGCCCAGGGAAGCCGCGATCTCCGCATGATCCCGCACAGCTCCAGGGTCCGGTGCCTCTTGAGACAGAGCTCCAGGTCGATGAAATAGACGCATCGATAGCCCAGATTCCCGACGAGCGCCACTTCCGCCGCGACCTGTGCCGCGTTTTTCTCCCTCATTCCGTGGCCGTACATCGCCTTCAGGCAGAACGTGCAGGAATGCGGACAACCTCGCGCGGTCTCCAGGACGGCCATGTTCGCGCCCAGGAGCTCGTACCCGTAGTCGCGGGACACGGTGAGGTCATAGGCGGGAAGGGGAAGGGCCGACAGGTCGACGGGCGCCGCCGCGGGGGTGTGGATCGTCCGGCCGCCCGCTCGGTACGAAACGCCCGGGACCGATTCGAGGCGACTGTCGTCTCCGACCAGCGCCGAACAGAGCGCCGGAAGCGTGTCTTCCGGTTCTCCCCTGAGGACCGCTCTCGCCCCGCTCGCGTCCAGGACCGCTTCCGGGAACAGGGTCGGGTGGACTCCGTAGACAATGAGTCTTTCCGCCGGGAACACGCGCGTCCAGGCAAGCAGGGGATCGATGTCGAGGTTGGGGCACTGCCATCGGTCCAGGGGAGATGAGCTGACGACCACCCAATCGGCGTTTCCGTACCGGGCTGCCGCGGACTCCGGGGAAATCCCCGAAGCCCTCGCATCGCAAAGATGCACGTCCCATCCGTTTTCCCTCAAGCGGGATGCCGCATAGAGCAGGTCGAGCGGCGGCCATGCCCGGTTGTAGCGCTGCCGCTCCAGGCGTCCGCCCCAGGAGGGGTTGATCAGAAGGATCCTCATCCCGATTCCCTCGACTCAGTTTTCATACCAGGTTGCATTCAAGATGGGTCCAATTGGGCGGGCGGGGATAAAACCCGCCCCTTGTATGTCTGACCGGCACATCGGCCCGCCCGAGGAGCGGGCTTTATCCCCACCCGCGTCATCTCCCGCTACGTCTGACCGGCCTATCGGTCCGCAGGGGCGGGGTTTATGCCCGTCCGCGTCACACCTTTCGCCGGGCGGGTGTTGTGTCATCTTGAACGCACCCCGCTATCAAGGGGTTGACCGCCCGATCCGGCCAATTCGTCGGCGGTGCGGAGCAGCGCCCGGAAAGGTTGTGTGTTCGCCAGACCGGGGTCAAGGGCCAGGGCTTCCCGAAAGGAATGCCGCGCTTCCTTGTGGAACCCCATGAACAGGTAGCATTGCCCGAGCGTGACCAAGGCCCCGGGAGCATCCGCCAAGGCCCGGTGTATCCGGAGCCAGTCGACGAGCATCTTTGCCGAATCGGGCCAACGATTCTGATGAAACAGCACATAGGCGCACAGCAGGGCAGCCTCCGTCTGCACCGGTGACGGGGGGCCGACGGAGAGGGCGCTCAGCAGCGGGTATGCACTGAAGAAGTCCTTGCGGGCATAGTACTCGCGGGCCACTCCGAGGATTTCCCCCGGTGAGCTGATTTCCACCAGGCGAGCGGCGGCCGCCCCGGCACGTTCCGATTCCGGGAAGAACGTCACTGCCTGCCAGTAGCGGCGGGATGCGACGTCCGTCCGGCCCAGGAGGGACGCGGCCGCTCCCATTTCATAGAGCGCTTCCGGATAGATTCGGCTTTCCGGGTAGGCGGCGAGAAAAGATTCATAGAAATCGATCAAATCCTGCCACTTGTTTTCCGTCATGTACGAGGCGGCGACGTAATGAGCGGCATGGTCGACGACGGGAGAGAGGGGATATCGGTTGAGACAGCGCAGAAACCATTCTCGAGCCTGGGCCATGGTCGTTCCCGGACGGGTTGCGGGCGTCCTGCCGGGAAGGGTGTCGTCACCGTGTGTGGGGTTGCCCGCTTCAGCCCGTTCATATGCCCGGAGGGCCTTGTGGTAGAGGAGCAGCGGGTCCCGCTCATCCCTGTGCCAGGCATACAGGGCCACGGCGGCGGCCAGGACCAGCCAGACCAAAGCGGGAACCGCGGGATAGACTGCACGGTCGCCGGTTTGCCCGGTGCCGGAAGCCGGGCTTTCCGCCTCGCCCTGCAAAGACGGGATTTCCGGCTGGGGGCGATCGGCCCCCGGACCGGTCGCGGGACCGGCGCGAGCGCGTCGTCGTTGCCTGAACCTGAGGCAGAAGACAATCACCGTCAACAGGCCCGTGAGCAGTGTCGCGTATCGCCCCGCGGCATAGACCCCGCCGCTCGTGTCGAAGCGCAGGACCACCCTCGGAGTGTCCGGCACCAGCATCATGAAGGAGGGGGAGACGAGGTAGAGCTCTCCCGCTCCCTCCACGATGCGCCAGTCCGGATGAAAGGAGATTTTCAGCCACAGCGGATGGCGCGGCATGGATGTTTCGACCACGATACGGTTCTTTTCCAGGGTTGCCGAGGCCTTCACCAAGGGTGCGGACGCATCCGTCAGCTCCACCCTTGGCAGGTTCTCCGGGGTGCCGTCATAAGGCGGGAGCTGTCGCCAGTAGTTGCCCGGAGAATCCTCGGACGCGACGACGAGAACCACGTCCAGGGACGATTTCCGGAACCACTCGAACTGGGTTTGTTTCCAGCCCTCCCACGGGATCCTGTGGGGCCGGAAGCGCAGAGGCTCGACGTAGGAATTCCCGGAGTCCACGACCGTGTGGATTCGATAGGGAGGGAAAGCGATTTCGGGGTGATAATGCGGACTGCGGTCGAGGGCCGCCCCGGTTTCGCCGCTCACCGAAATCACATGGCGGACGTTGAACAAGCTGAGGTGCTTTGCCGCCCGATCCGCGTCGAAGCGCGAATAGTAATAGCCGGGAAAGGGGCACGAAGGGGTTCGGGTGAGCTCGGACTGGAGGTAGAAAACAAAAGGAGAAGTGATGCTCGACTGCATGTAGAGCCCTTCGAGCGTCGATCTTCCCGAGAAACAGGGCAACAGTTCGAACGCTCGCACCGTGCCCGCGCCGTTGTTCTCTTCCGCGTGTTCGTACACCACGCGAGGGCTGTTCTCGGTTCCCTGCAGGTGGATATTGACCTGCTCGAACGGTTGCCGCAACGGCTTGGCTTCAAATCCCGAGTAGTTCCATTGAATCCAGGTCCTCACCGTGGACGATCCGGCAGCGGCCCAACCCAGCATCAGAAGCACCGCGACGGCCGTCCAAAGCCCCTGGTGTCGGAACCGCTCCAGAACCTTTCCCCATCCGATCGCCCCGAGCAGAATGAGAAAAACATGCGCGAAGGGCAAGAAGCGGATGTCGACCAATCCGAAGGCGGGCCCCAGGCCGAAACAGGCCAGTGCGATGCCGACGTTCCACCAAAGGTACTGCTCGGGCCCCCCGCTGGGCATCTTACGCTGTCCGGCCGGACCATTTCCTCCGAACCACGCACGGCCGGCGGCCCAGCCGAAAAGAATGCCCGGCAGGGCGGGAAACAGCGCGACGGGCAGCGGCTCGGTCCAGCTTTCGAACTTCCAGGCGTGGTTGAACGAGGTGTCCCAGGGGAGACGCGCGATCAGGGGTACGATCCAGAAGGAGATGATTCCGAAGGCAATGGCATGCAGGGCGACGAGGTATGGAATGAACCGCCCGCGCAACAGGAAGTAGGAACTGGCGAAACCGAACTGAAGCAGGGGATATCCGTTGCTCAAAGCCGCCAGGCCTTCGAGCAGGCTGTTGCGAAACAGGGAGCGTCCATCCCGGATATCATGGAATACTTTCCCGGTCAGGACCACGGCGATGACCAGTCCAATCCCGTAGCAGAATTCACCCGCCAGGGTGCTCGCGATATTTCCGCCCCACATGGCGTTTTCCTTCATGACCAGAAAGGGCAGCGCCAGTGCGCTTCCCAGGGCGGCCACGAGGTCCGCGTACCCGAATCTGCGCAGGCAGAAATAAATCGCGGCGGGAAGCCCGAATACCGGCAGTAGGGTGACGAGCTTGAAAGCAACCTGCAGCGGCACCGCCGCGGCAAGCAGACTCATGATGAAGAAGGGGAAGGGGAAGTAATTCAGGAACAGGGGATATCCGGCATAATTGCCGTGCATCCACGTAACAAGGGGGCCGCCCGTGGCGAGACTCTCGCTCAGCGCAACGGCCGCCGGCAGGTGCGATGGCGTGTCTCCGCCGGCGATATGCGAGGCGCTCAGGATCAACGACGGCGGAAACAACAGGAGCAAAAACCCCTCGACGGCGAGCAGCAGGACCAGGCCTTTGCGTTGTCGTATCTTCGCGAGGAGCTGTGAGCGCATCGTCGGGGCCGCTTTGCTTGTTGGTCTGCGCAGAAAGAAGGGGTTGACGGAAGTCAGACCGTGATGACCATGCCGTCCCGGAGGATCTCGATGCGCGTTTTCCTGATCCTGGCCAGCTGTTTCTTGATGGTCGCCTTGTGGAACGGCTTCAGATGAGTGATGTAGATGGTCTGCGGAATGACGGGCATTTTGGTGATTTCGGTCTCCAGCAGAGACGGAGTGAGGTGGCCGGAAGCCAGGGCCAGTTCCTCCAACTCGTCCGGGAAGGAAACCTCGGCGATAAGAGCCGATACCCTGTGGCCGCGCATGCGCTTCCAGATACGCTCCGTCGGTCCCGTGTCTCCGGTGTACACGAGGGCTGTCGATGAACGGTTCTCGATCATGTAGCCGTAAGTCGGAACGGCATGGTTGACCCTCGTGGCATAAATCGAGTAATCACCCACCTGGATTCGGCCTCGAGTGGAGATCTCCCGGTACCGCATCACCGGGTTCTCCGCGTCGGGGATGGTCGAAAAATCCGGCCAAATCCTGTTGTTGAAAATGTTCCTCTTGAGGTCGGCGATGACGTCTTTGCCGCTGAGAATCGAGAGCCGGCAGCCCTGGCCGCTGGACACGATGTTGTCGACCAAAAAGGGGATTCCCTTGATGTGGTCGAGATGGGCATGCGTCAGGAAAATATGAGTGATCCGGCATTGCTCCTCGCTTTCGAGGGAAAGCGAGACCGTTCCGGCATCCATCAGAAGAAAATCGTCGACGAGGAACGCCGGCGATCTGTAGCCCGGTTCTTCCGAGCCGGATGCTCCAAGGACCCTGATCTGCATACTCCAATATCTCCTTTGCCGGAAATTCCCGGTGCCGCAAGAACCGATCCCGCGCCTGCCGGCCCGAAGCGACATGTTCCGAATCCATGAACATCCGATGCAGGAGAACCCGCCGCGGGCCAACCTCATGAACACCGGGGACCTTTGCGGTCTTGCCGGCGACCCCCCTTCGAACCGTTTGGGATTCTAAAGAGTTTTTTGCCGTTTAGGAAGAAATTTGCTCTTCCCCCGCAAAGAAAGTGCGGTCGTGTATCGAGTCAACGGGATTCCGGGGGCGATGCGCCGTCTGGTGGCCTTTCACGGCGCCTCCGCCATGGGCGGACAAGAATGCCCCACGGTCCTCCATGGCTTCATGAGTCGCGGCGTGCCGAGCCGAACGGGCATCGCATGCATCCTGAATCGGCGAACCGGGGCCGTGTCCGTTCTTGTTCAAATCGGATATTCATGTCAGTTATATGAGAACATTTTCACAATAATTGACAGCCATCGGTCAAGTATTCTATATAGCGCCGGGAAAGGTATCTCACAGGCTTTTCAGGTTTCCTCCGAACATTGTGTCTACGAGGTTTTGGCGGTTCGATTGCTCGCGCATTCCGGTTGGAGACGTTGGACTTGAAGTCTTGCACAGTCAAAAAGGCAGGATTGCACACCTCGCCCCATGGTGGCCCCCTCCACCGTTTGGGTTCCCATCCGCGGAATTTGTCGAAGAGTCAGTCTCACATTTCCTGCTTTCCGCACAACCGATCGCTTGCAGAACCCTATAATCCATGCGGGATAGAAGCCGATTCGTGAAAGCGGCTCGGCCGCCCCGCGCGGCATGGAAAGGAACGTCCCGGCGGGTCCGGCCGGAACTCCGCGGATTTCCGATCACCTGGTACAAGAAGAGGAACCGGGCGGTTGGCAACCTCCGTCAGTCCCGGTTCGGTCCAAGGCTTCTGCTGACGGCTGATCCCGGACCATGCGGAGAGTTCCGGGTGGGTCATTTCCGTATCGAAGCGGTCGAAAGTCCCTTGAGATACCGATTCGCGTTCAAGGTCGCGGAACAAGGGATCCGCGCAGGGTGAGGCAGAGGGGTAAACCCCGCCCTTGTATGCGACCCGCGCAATCGCGGAGCAGGGCCGCGGGCCTTCCCGCCCGATGTCGCCGGCTTGCTGTCGATCCGGCGCGACCCGGGCCTTGATGTTGTCAACGGCTTGGTCTCAATAAGGACAGGGTTGGCCGAAAGCGTTTTTTCCCACACGTATCGCATCGTAGGCATCGCTTTCGCCTAGGCGCCGGGGGAGAGGCTTTGAACGCCCTTGGAGCGGGGGAGGGCGGAGTCTGTTGGAGGTTTTGACGGGGGCGGGCCGGAGGCAGAGGCCGGCGGTTGTTTTTGTCGAGAATATTCTACGAAATGAGGGAGATCATGCCGATCGAAATTTCCGAGAAAACGGTCAAACGCGACTTCATCGAGAAGATCAGCAAGCTGAGCGGACAGGACGTCTACAAATGCTACCAGTGCGGAACGTGCGGCGGCGCTTGCCCGATGTCCGACCACATGGATGCGGTGCCCCGTAAAATCATGCGAATGGCTCAATTCGGCATGGAGGAGGCGGTCACCGGGAGCAAGACTTTCTGGACCTGTGCCTCTTGCCACTCCTGCAGCGTGAACTGCCCCCGGGGTATCGACCTGGCCAGGGTGATGGAAGCGATCCGGCTCCTCACTCTCAGGAAGAACCTGAACATGGTGGAAGTGTCCGGGCTGCCGGCCGAGACGGTGGAGGAGTTGCCGCAGATAGCCCTGGTCAGTTGCTTCAGAAAATTGACAAGCTGAGGAGAGACATGAAGATCAGTTATTACCCCGGATGTACTCTGAAAACGAAGGCAAAGAACCTGGAGGAAGCGGCTGTCGCGTCAATGGCGGCTCTCGGGATCGAGTTCGAGGAACTGAGCCGGTGGAACTGCTGCGGTGCCGTTCATTCGCTTGCGGACGACGATCTCATTCATCATGTGGCGCCGGTCCGCGACCTGGTTCGCGCCATGGAGCAGGGAAGCGACACGGTCGTGACGCTTTGTTCCATGTGCTACAACACCTTGGCTCGGGCCAACATGCTGATGAGGCAGGACGAGACGAAGCGAAAGACGATCAACGACTTCATGAGTGAAGAGAAAGACTATCACGGGGAAGTCGAAGTCCTGCATTTCCTGACCTTTCTGCGGGACCAGGTTGGATTCGACGCCCTGCGCGCCAAAGTGAAGACCCCTCTCAACGGCCTCAAGGTGGCCACGTACTATGGCTGCACGCTGGTCCGGCCCCGGGACGTGTCCATCGAACCGACGGGCGACCGTCAGCTGATGAAAAGTTTCCTGGAGGCGCTCGGGGCGACCCCGGTCGATTTCCCGGACGCCACGCTGTGCTGCGGTTCCTATCAGATCCTCTCCAACCCGGAGGCCGCCCTGGACGTGGTTTCCGGCATCCTGGGGAGCGCCGTTTCGGCGGGAGCCGATGCCCTCATCCTGAGCTGCCCCCTGTGTGAGTACAACCTGGCCAAAAAGCAGGAGCATCTCCTGGAAAGCAACAAGATCGCAAAAAAGATTCCGGTATTCTATTTCACGCAGCTCCTGGCCGTCGCGCTCGGACTGGGTGGAGAAGCCTGCCGGTTCGATCTCAACGAGAAGAGCGCCGTCGAGTTCCTGAAGGCCAAGAACGTTCCCGTCGCAGCCTCGGTCTGAACGCAGGGGACGATCCGATAACGAACGGAATGCGGGATTAAACAGTTACACATCAAGGAGAAGCAGACGATGTCCAAGCAAGAATGCAGCTGTGCAACGCCAAGGCAGGTCGCCACGGGTGACCGCGCAATTCTGCCGGAAGGGGCCAGAACGATCCCCATTTACGTCATGGGCAAGCGGTACGAAGTGCCCGAGACCCTGACCATCATGAAGGCGATGGAATTCGCGGGCTTCAAGTTTCTGAGAGGGGCCGGGTGTCGCGGCGGGATCTGCGGCGCGTGCCCGACCGTCTATCGCAAGGAAGGCGACTACAAACTCTATTTCGGCCTCGCCTGTCAGACGGTGGTCGAACCCAATATGTACCTTGCGCAGATTCCCTTCTATCCTGCCAACCGCGCCCAATACGAGATCGATACGATCAAGCCTGCGGCCGAATCCATCCATGCGCTCTACCCCGAGCTGTTCCGTTGCGTGGCCTGTAACAACTGCACCAAGGCCTGCCCCATGGGCGTCGAGGTCCTGGACTACATCTCGGCCATCAAGCAGGGCGACATCGCCAGGGCCGCCAGGCTGTCTTTCGACTGCATTCAGTGCGGAATGTGCGCCAGTCGCTGCATGGGTGAGCTGCCGCAGTATCACATCGCCCAGTTGACCCGCAGGATCTACGGGAAGTACATCCAGCCCCGGGCCGAACACCTGGAGAAGCGCGTTGCCGAAATCGAATCCGGAAAATACGATGCGACGCTGAAAGACCTGCAGAGCATGGACAAGGAAAAGCTGGAGAAGCTGTACAAGGAGCGCGAGCGCGAACCCGATATGGCGCCTCTTGGCACCTGGATGCCCAAGGACACTCAGTATCTGTAGGAACGGGATTTTCGAGGACGAAACCAATCATTCCCCGACTCCGGGGATTTTGAGGAGAATAGTTATGGGTTACACTCCGGAAATGAAAGAATTGATCAAACGGGTTGAGGCAACGCGGCCGGCGCGCGTGGAAAGAGCCCGACGCGGAGAGAATTTCCCGGCATTGAGCCTGGAAGAGCGTGCCGTGGTGCTGGAGAAGTTCCATCCCGACTACCAGAAGGAGGGCCGCCGCGCGGTGCGGGTCGGACGGGACAAGGGGCTGGTTCTCCCGGACGAAATCGCCACAATGCTGGAATCACGCTCCATGCTGCGCCCCGACAAGGTGGACCTCACCAAGATCGATTTCGACACCGACGTGCTCATCGTGGGCGCGGGGGGAGGCGGTTCTTCCGCGGCGCTTCTCGCTTCCAATTCCGGCCTCAAGGTCATCATGGCCACCAAGCTCCGTCACGGCGACGCCAACACGATGATGGCCGAAGGCGGCATCCAGGCGGCCACCCAGGAATGTGATTCCCCCTTCTATCATTACCTGGACACCATAGGCGGCGGTCATTTCACCAATCAGCCCGACCTGGTCGCGGCCCTCGCCCATGACGCACCGCTCTCCATCGCCTGGCTGGAATCCCTGGGCATGATCTTCAACAAGCTTCCCGACGGACGGCTCGACGCACGGCACTTCGGCGGCTCCTCCCGCAAACGCATGAATTCCTCCGGCGACATGACCGGAGCTGAAATCATGCGCGTGCTGAGAGACGAGGTGAGGAACCGTCGCGACCGAATCACGGTGCTCGAATTCTGTCCCGCCGTGGAACTGCTCCTGGATGAAACCGGAAAGTGCGCGGGCGCCATCCTCTACAACATGGAAACCCGGGAATTCTTCATTGCGCGCGCCAAGGCCGTGGTGATCGCCACCGGCGGCAACGGGCGTCTCCACATCAAAGGCTTTGCCACCACGAACCATTACGGCGCAACCATGGACGGCGTGGTCATGTGCTACCGGGCCGGGGTGGGCACCACCTGCCTGCCTTCGACCCAGTATCATCCCACGGGCGTGGCCTACCCGGAGCAGAACGTCGGCCTGCTCATCACCGAAAAGGTCCGCGGCCTGGGCGCACACGTCCTCAACAACGAAGGCGAGCAGTTCTGCTTCCCCCTCGAGCCGCGCGACGTCGAATCCGCCGAGCTGATCAAGGAAGCCGTCGAAGTGCAGAAAGCCGTGCTCACGCCCACCGGTCGCTACGGCCTCTGGCTGGACTCGCCCATGATCGACCTGCTGCACGGCGAAGGCACGGTCCGCAGGGAACTGCCTGCAAAGTTCATCCAGTTCGCGCGGCACGGCATCGACATCAGCAAGGAACCGATGCTGGTCTACCCGACCCTGCACTACCAGAACGGCGGCATTGCCATCAACGCCGACTGCGAAACCGTCATCCCGGGTCTTTACAGCGCCGGCGAGTGCACGGGCGGCGTCCACGGCGAAAACCGCCTCATGGGGAACAGCCTGCAGGACGTCATCACCTTCGGCCGCCGGGCGGGCGTCAGTGCCGCCGCATACGTGAAAAAGGGCGTCGAGCTCAAGAAGCTGACGCTGGACCACGTGGCCGGGTACGAAAAGGAACTGGCCGAGGCGGGAATCGACAACCCGATGGTTGCCCCGATCCTGCTGCCCGACTACGCCACCGACGAGGTTGCGAGCCGCAGGATGGCCGAAGCGATTCAGGAAGCCGAATAGGGAAGAATACGGCGTCGAGGTGCTGAACGCGAAGTCGGCTTCAGTCATAAAGAGGGTATTCGGGACTTGTCCCGGATGCCCTCTCCTGTTTTTCCCGTTTCCCCTGAAGGTCCGTTGCGCCTCTCTCCGGAGGCCGGCTGCGGGACCGCTCGGCCTCGAAGCCTACAGCAAAGCGTGGAGATGGTACTCCAGCTGTTCCTTCGGGATGGCCCCGAAAAGCCGGTTGACCTGCCTTCCCGCTTTGAAAAGGATCAGGGTGGGAACGCCCAGGACGTCGAACCGGGAAGCGGTCGCAGGGCTCTGCTCGGTCACCAGTTTCACGAATTTGATTTTCCCGGCGTACTGTTTCGCCAGTTCGTCGATGACCGGCAACATCCTCACACAGTGCGGGCACGAAGGGGCCCAGAAAAAGGCCGCCGCCGCTCCGGGGAACTGTACAACCTCGTTGAAAAATGATTGGTCATTGACATTGAGGGGATATTCAGGATAAATCAAAGTCGTGGTAAGAGGCGCGCGGCACTTGCCGCAAACCGGTCTGTCCCGCATTCGGTTTTCGGGAATCCGATTTCGGGCTCCGCACTTGTCGCATTTTGCGATGATATTCCGACCGTTCATCTCAGAATGTCCTCGGATGACTGGAGGTTTTTGAAAGAGGACTTATAATGGTGGTCGTATCCGTTGTTCTCTGACACCATCTCCTATGGATTTCATCTCCCGCGCTTCACATCGTTCCAGGCGAACACCCGGTCACAGGCTTCTGCATACCGATAATCACGCTTGATGCCGAGTTCAAGGCAGATGCACCCCTGCGTGCCGTTCCTGAAATCTTTACCGGAACCGGCGGTTGATTTGCGCAACGGGCGAACCTTATAATTGCACGGTGTTCGCCCGGGGAAACCGATTTCCCGGGATTCTTGCGGGGCGGGTGCTCCATGGCCGTGCATGCGGATTCCGAGGCCGAGCTGTCCGCGAGCATATGCCCTGGGCTGCCACATCCCGACGTTTCGTTGTGCTGTCCCCGATCATGGCCGTTCACGGTGGTGAGTGCAGGGCCCGAAGCAATTCTCCTCGAGGTGACGGAGTCGGGGTTGGGGGAATGCGGTTTTCAGCATCGACGCCGGGGCGGCCGGCGCCGGTTTCGGCATCGAGTGAACGTGTCGGATGGGGCGAGGAAGAATGGCACCCGCCTTGGATGCCTTGAGGGCGTGTCGCGGCGATAGCGATCAGAGGAGGAGAAGAAATGGCACGGATAGATGACTACATCGAATCGTTCAGGCTGGCCTCGGAGGAGCTGCGGCAGTCGGACCTGGTCGAGATCGCTGAGAGCGCCGGGGCGCAGTTCAAGAAACTGGAAGACGGCACAACCGCTTTGCGGCTCCTGTTCTTCGGCACTCCGATACTGATCTGGGTCGGCGACCGGGTGGAGGTGATGCGAGAGGACAGCGAGAAGGACATGTCGCTTCCGGAAAGGATTCTCATCGTCCATTACCTGCTCGGGGCCAGCGGGATTTGCC from Syntrophobacter fumaroxidans MPOB includes these protein-coding regions:
- a CDS encoding B12-binding domain-containing radical SAM protein: MRILLINPSWGGRLERQRYNRAWPPLDLLYAASRLRENGWDVHLCDARASGISPESAAARYGNADWVVVSSSPLDRWQCPNLDIDPLLAWTRVFPAERLIVYGVHPTLFPEAVLDASGARAVLRGEPEDTLPALCSALVGDDSRLESVPGVSYRAGGRTIHTPAAAPVDLSALPLPAYDLTVSRDYGYELLGANMAVLETARGCPHSCTFCLKAMYGHGMREKNAAQVAAEVALVGNLGYRCVYFIDLELCLKRHRTLELCGIMRRSRLPWACQTRVDDVEPELLGEMAASGCRLIHFGIESGASGTHRRLRKNISVTQTENAVRWAKAAGIATAGFFLLGFPWETPKDWLATESLARRLNLTYASFHPVTPYPCTKLGEMLDLSGPWWENAGAARIDDARLKRIVLRYCLRPSYVAEFLRRGTNRLAAAGLFLEFLKGVRARLPGTSHPGSSRKAGR
- a CDS encoding 6-pyruvoyl-tetrahydropterin synthase-related protein, with amino-acid sequence MRSQLLAKIRQRKGLVLLLAVEGFLLLLFPPSLILSASHIAGGDTPSHLPAAVALSESLATGGPLVTWMHGNYAGYPLFLNYFPFPFFIMSLLAAAVPLQVAFKLVTLLPVFGLPAAIYFCLRRFGYADLVAALGSALALPFLVMKENAMWGGNIASTLAGEFCYGIGLVIAVVLTGKVFHDIRDGRSLFRNSLLEGLAALSNGYPLLQFGFASSYFLLRGRFIPYLVALHAIAFGIISFWIVPLIARLPWDTSFNHAWKFESWTEPLPVALFPALPGILFGWAAGRAWFGGNGPAGQRKMPSGGPEQYLWWNVGIALACFGLGPAFGLVDIRFLPFAHVFLILLGAIGWGKVLERFRHQGLWTAVAVLLMLGWAAAGSSTVRTWIQWNYSGFEAKPLRQPFEQVNIHLQGTENSPRVVYEHAEENNGAGTVRAFELLPCFSGRSTLEGLYMQSSITSPFVFYLQSELTRTPSCPFPGYYYSRFDADRAAKHLSLFNVRHVISVSGETGAALDRSPHYHPEIAFPPYRIHTVVDSGNSYVEPLRFRPHRIPWEGWKQTQFEWFRKSSLDVVLVVASEDSPGNYWRQLPPYDGTPENLPRVELTDASAPLVKASATLEKNRIVVETSMPRHPLWLKISFHPDWRIVEGAGELYLVSPSFMMLVPDTPRVVLRFDTSGGVYAAGRYATLLTGLLTVIVFCLRFRQRRRARAGPATGPGADRPQPEIPSLQGEAESPASGTGQTGDRAVYPAVPALVWLVLAAAVALYAWHRDERDPLLLYHKALRAYERAEAGNPTHGDDTLPGRTPATRPGTTMAQAREWFLRCLNRYPLSPVVDHAAHYVAASYMTENKWQDLIDFYESFLAAYPESRIYPEALYEMGAAASLLGRTDVASRRYWQAVTFFPESERAGAAAARLVEISSPGEILGVAREYYARKDFFSAYPLLSALSVGPPSPVQTEAALLCAYVLFHQNRWPDSAKMLVDWLRIHRALADAPGALVTLGQCYLFMGFHKEARHSFREALALDPGLANTQPFRALLRTADELAGSGGQPLDSGVRSR
- a CDS encoding MBL fold metallo-hydrolase encodes the protein MQIRVLGASGSEEPGYRSPAFLVDDFLLMDAGTVSLSLESEEQCRITHIFLTHAHLDHIKGIPFLVDNIVSSGQGCRLSILSGKDVIADLKRNIFNNRIWPDFSTIPDAENPVMRYREISTRGRIQVGDYSIYATRVNHAVPTYGYMIENRSSTALVYTGDTGPTERIWKRMRGHRVSALIAEVSFPDELEELALASGHLTPSLLETEITKMPVIPQTIYITHLKPFHKATIKKQLARIRKTRIEILRDGMVITV
- a CDS encoding 4Fe-4S dicluster domain-containing protein, encoding MPIEISEKTVKRDFIEKISKLSGQDVYKCYQCGTCGGACPMSDHMDAVPRKIMRMAQFGMEEAVTGSKTFWTCASCHSCSVNCPRGIDLARVMEAIRLLTLRKNLNMVEVSGLPAETVEELPQIALVSCFRKLTS
- a CDS encoding CoB--CoM heterodisulfide reductase iron-sulfur subunit B family protein produces the protein MKISYYPGCTLKTKAKNLEEAAVASMAALGIEFEELSRWNCCGAVHSLADDDLIHHVAPVRDLVRAMEQGSDTVVTLCSMCYNTLARANMLMRQDETKRKTINDFMSEEKDYHGEVEVLHFLTFLRDQVGFDALRAKVKTPLNGLKVATYYGCTLVRPRDVSIEPTGDRQLMKSFLEALGATPVDFPDATLCCGSYQILSNPEAALDVVSGILGSAVSAGADALILSCPLCEYNLAKKQEHLLESNKIAKKIPVFYFTQLLAVALGLGGEACRFDLNEKSAVEFLKAKNVPVAASV
- a CDS encoding 4Fe-4S dicluster domain-containing protein, which gives rise to MSKQECSCATPRQVATGDRAILPEGARTIPIYVMGKRYEVPETLTIMKAMEFAGFKFLRGAGCRGGICGACPTVYRKEGDYKLYFGLACQTVVEPNMYLAQIPFYPANRAQYEIDTIKPAAESIHALYPELFRCVACNNCTKACPMGVEVLDYISAIKQGDIARAARLSFDCIQCGMCASRCMGELPQYHIAQLTRRIYGKYIQPRAEHLEKRVAEIESGKYDATLKDLQSMDKEKLEKLYKEREREPDMAPLGTWMPKDTQYL
- a CDS encoding FAD-binding protein, whose amino-acid sequence is MGYTPEMKELIKRVEATRPARVERARRGENFPALSLEERAVVLEKFHPDYQKEGRRAVRVGRDKGLVLPDEIATMLESRSMLRPDKVDLTKIDFDTDVLIVGAGGGGSSAALLASNSGLKVIMATKLRHGDANTMMAEGGIQAATQECDSPFYHYLDTIGGGHFTNQPDLVAALAHDAPLSIAWLESLGMIFNKLPDGRLDARHFGGSSRKRMNSSGDMTGAEIMRVLRDEVRNRRDRITVLEFCPAVELLLDETGKCAGAILYNMETREFFIARAKAVVIATGGNGRLHIKGFATTNHYGATMDGVVMCYRAGVGTTCLPSTQYHPTGVAYPEQNVGLLITEKVRGLGAHVLNNEGEQFCFPLEPRDVESAELIKEAVEVQKAVLTPTGRYGLWLDSPMIDLLHGEGTVRRELPAKFIQFARHGIDISKEPMLVYPTLHYQNGGIAINADCETVIPGLYSAGECTGGVHGENRLMGNSLQDVITFGRRAGVSAAAYVKKGVELKKLTLDHVAGYEKELAEAGIDNPMVAPILLPDYATDEVASRRMAEAIQEAE
- a CDS encoding thioredoxin family protein, encoding MNGRNIIAKCDKCGARNRIPENRMRDRPVCGKCRAPLTTTLIYPEYPLNVNDQSFFNEVVQFPGAAAAFFWAPSCPHCVRMLPVIDELAKQYAGKIKFVKLVTEQSPATASRFDVLGVPTLILFKAGRQVNRLFGAIPKEQLEYHLHALL